The Thalassomonas actiniarum genome contains the following window.
TCACTTACGGTCTTGAGCGCCTGGCCATGTATATCCAGAATGTCGACAGTATCTATGATCTGGTGTGGACCGACGGCCCTATGGGTAAAGTATTATACGGCGATGTCTTCCATCAAAACGAAGTGGAACAATCCCACTATAACTTTGAACATGCCGATGTTGATGCCTTATTTAAAATGTTTGATCAGTGCGAGCAGGACAGCCAGAAGCTGATTGAAAACAACCTGCCTTTACCTGCCTATGAGCAGGTGATGAAGGCCTCTCATGCGTTTAACCTGTTAGACGCCCGCCACGCCATCTCAGTGACCGAAAGACAGCGTTATATCCTCAGGGTAAGGGCGTTATCAAAAGCCTGTGCCGAGGCCTATTACGCGGTTCGTGAAGAACTTGGCTTTCCACTTTGTAAAGACCAGGCGGCGGGAGAAAAATAATGACCACAGAAACTTTACTTATTGAATTGGGTACCGAAGAGTTACCGCCAAAATCACTAAAAAAACTGGCGGGAACTTTTTTCGACCAGATCCGCAGTCAGCTGGACAGTGCCGAACTGACCTATAGCGATATCAAGTGGTTTGCCACGCCTCGTCGCATGGCGGTTCAAGTTTTTGATTTAGTTGAAAAGCAATCGGACAAACAGATTGAAAAGCGCGGTCCTGCGGTAAATGTTGCTTTTAACGAGCAGGGTGAGCCGAGCAAAGCCGCCGAAGGTTGGGCCCGGTCCAACGGTATTACCGTGGCCGAAGCCGAGCGTTTAACCACAGATAAAGGCGAATGGTTGCTGCACCGTGCTTTGCAGCCGGGTAAAACCGTTGCCGAATTGATCCCGGAAATGGTCAATCACGCGCTGGCTAAATTACCTATCCCTAAACCTATGCGTTGGGGCAGTGAACGTACCCAGTTTATCCGCCCGGTACATACCTTGGTGATGTTATATGGCGAGCAGGTACTTAATGGCGAAACCTTAGGGGTGAGTGCGGCTAATCAAGTTACCGGCCACAGATTCCACCATCAGGGGCTGGTGAGCCTCAAGCATGCCAATGACTACCAAAACGCCTTAGAAAGCGCCTATGTTATGGTGGATTTCCAGCAAAGACAGGAAAAAATTGTCGAGCAAATCAAAGCCGCCGCTGATGAGATCAATTGTGTTGCCCTGATTGACGATGACCTGCTTGAAGAAGTTACCGCTTTGGTCGAATGGCCGGTGACTCTGGTAGGGACGTTTGAAGAAGAATTTTTGAATGTGCCGGCAGAGCCACTTATCTACTCGATGAAAGATCACCAGAAATACTTCCCGGTAGTGGATAGCGACGGCAAGCTGGTGAACAAGTTTATTTTTGTCACCAACATCGAAAGTAAAGATCCGCAGCAAATTATCTTCGGTAATGAGAAGGTTATTCGTCCTCGTCTGGCAGATGCGGAATTCTTCTTTAAAACCGATAAAAAGCAAAGCTTAGAGCAAAGGTTGCCGAGCCTGGATGCCGTCTTGTTCCAGAAGCAGCTGGGTACCTTAAAAGCGAAATCCAGCCGTATCGCCAGCTTAAGTGAACATATCGCCTCTGTACTGGGTGAAGATGCCAAGGCAGCCTATCGCGCCGGTTTACTGAGTAAAACGGACCTGATGTCTGACATGGTATTGGAGTTCCCTCAGGTGCAGGGCACTATGGGGAAATATTACGCCCTTAACGACGGTGAGCCTGAAGCGATTGCCCAGGCGTTGGAAGATCAGTATCGTCCGCGTTTTTCCGGCGATAGTTTACCGCAGGCGAATATCGGTTGTGCCGTGGCCATTGCCGATAAGATAGATTCCCTGGTGGGTATCTTTGGCATCAACCAGCCGCCGAAAGGGGATAAAGATCCCTTTGCCTTACGTCGCGCCGCTATCGGTGTGATTCGTATCATAACCGAAAAGCAGCTGGACTTAGATCTGGCGGTATTGATCGATCAGGGCATAGGTTTATTCGGTGATAAATTATCAAATGAAAACACCGCCGCAGATGTTATTGATTTTGTTATGGGCCGTTTCCGCGCTTTCTACCAGGAGCAGGACATCGCGGTAGATGTCATTCAATCTGTTTTGGCCAAGAAACCGACGGCGCCGGTAGATTTTGATAAGCGGGTGAAAGCGGTAAGTTATTTCCGCAGCCTGGCTGAAGCTGAAACACTGGCGGCAGCCAACAAACGTGTCGCTAATATCCTGGCGAAATTCGACGGTGAACTTTACCCTGAGTTTAAAGCGGAACTGGCCAGCGAAGCTGCCGAACGTGAACTGGCAGCTACCTTTGAGGACATTAGGGGCAAAATCGCGCCGTTAATGGCCGATAAAGACTACCAGGCAGCCCTAACCGAGTTGGCACAGCTTAAGGCGCCGATAGACAGCTTCTTTGACTCTGTCATGGTAATGACAGATGATGAAGCGGTTAAAACCAACCGTTTAACCCTGCTCAATGAGATCAGAAACAGCTTCTTTGCTATTGCCGATATCTCGCTGTTGCAAAAATAAGTTTTAAACGGCTTTGATAACGAAAAAGGGAATGCTAACGCATTCCCTTTTTTTATAACTATTTTAAAGTTTATTTTTGTTTTTTATGCTTCAGTGTTATTTGTTAACACTTTTTAATTAAATAGCGATAAGGGGAAGACTCGGTATGCTGGGCCAACAGTTCATGCTCCATAAAGCGGCAAAAGCTGGGAATATCCCGGGTCGTTGACGGGTCATCTGCTTCAATAAGCAAGGTTTCGCCCACGGCTATTTTACGGATATTCATGCGCACCATCATCACGGGCTCCGGACAACGTAATCCCAATGTGTCTAAGGTATGGTTGGCTTGTTCAAATTTGGCTGAGGACATAGAGTAACTTAATGCTGAAAAAATGCAGGCAGAGCCGGCAGATGTACTGATAGGGCACTAGTCTAACCGCTTAACTCTTTTATTAGCAAGTTTTAGTAAGTTGTTGGCAAACAATTGCAAGCTTTGAGTTATTACCGGGTTTCTATTTAAGTCTTATTGAAAGAACCTGTCCATGTTTTGATATTAGCAAGCTTTTAGCCAACTAATCCGCTACATAGGGCTAAATTAAATAAAGTTGAAAAAAGCCAATGCCTGCTTGCATTAGTGTCCAGAGCGTGAATAATCATAGGGTAGTATTAATATAGCGAGTGGAATTATGGAAAGGTTTGGACTTGGTCGGATAATGTTATTGGTCGGTGTGATGCTGTTACCGATACAGGAGAGTCAGGCGACCCGGGTACAGACAACAGATCCGCAGCGGAAAATATATCTCCAGGCAGAAAAGCATTTATGGCATCCGGCTTCGGCCCAATACCAGGAACTTTACCAGCAACTGCATTTTTATCCGCTGCAGCCTTATTTGGACCAACAAAGGCTGATCAAACGCCTCAATTTGAAACACCAGCAAGAAATCGACAAGTTTCTTACCACTTATAAGGGCACGCCCCTGGACTGGCCGTTGCGGAAAAAATGGCTGCAATACCTGGCCAAACGTAAGCAACAAGCCTTGTTTCTGAAATATTATACCCCGACTTCGGATGTCGCTTTGCAATGCCAGCAGTTAAGATACCGCTTAAATGCCGGCCACAGCGAAAAGGAAGTATTGGCACAGGTGACTAAGCTTTGGCTGGTGGGCAAATCACAGGATAAAAAATGCGATCCCCTGTTTAAGCGCTGGCAAGAAGCAGGCTACCGTACCCCGGATATTGTCTGGCAGCGGTTATCCCTGGCGGCCAACGGCGGCAAACATACCCTTATTCCTTATTTAACCGGCTTACTGCCGGAAAGCGAACGTTACCTGGGGTGCTTATGGCATAAAGTCAGACGGGATCCCGCCTATATTACCCGTATCGGCCGTTTTAAAGAAAAGTCTGCCAAAGAAGCGCAGATCATGACTTATGGTTTAAAACGTCTGATCTGGCGTGCGCCGAAAAGGGCACTGGCGACCTATCAAAAAGCCAGCAAGTTATTTGCTTTCACCGAAGAGCAAGATCAGGAAATTATCGTCAAATTTGCCCTGGCCTTGTCCAGTAAAAACCATAAGCAGGCCCAGGTATGGTTGGATAAGGTTGCAGAGAGCTCCTTGTCCAATACCATGATCCAGTGGCGTCTGGCTCAGGTATTGAAACAAAAAGACAGCGAGCAGCTAAAGTCTGAACTGGTGGCACTGCCGGAGCAATATAAAAGCGAGCTGAAATGGAAATACTGGTATGCCCGCAGTTTAATTGACACCGGTAATGTAACCGGCGGGG
Protein-coding sequences here:
- the glyS gene encoding glycine--tRNA ligase subunit beta, coding for MTTETLLIELGTEELPPKSLKKLAGTFFDQIRSQLDSAELTYSDIKWFATPRRMAVQVFDLVEKQSDKQIEKRGPAVNVAFNEQGEPSKAAEGWARSNGITVAEAERLTTDKGEWLLHRALQPGKTVAELIPEMVNHALAKLPIPKPMRWGSERTQFIRPVHTLVMLYGEQVLNGETLGVSAANQVTGHRFHHQGLVSLKHANDYQNALESAYVMVDFQQRQEKIVEQIKAAADEINCVALIDDDLLEEVTALVEWPVTLVGTFEEEFLNVPAEPLIYSMKDHQKYFPVVDSDGKLVNKFIFVTNIESKDPQQIIFGNEKVIRPRLADAEFFFKTDKKQSLEQRLPSLDAVLFQKQLGTLKAKSSRIASLSEHIASVLGEDAKAAYRAGLLSKTDLMSDMVLEFPQVQGTMGKYYALNDGEPEAIAQALEDQYRPRFSGDSLPQANIGCAVAIADKIDSLVGIFGINQPPKGDKDPFALRRAAIGVIRIITEKQLDLDLAVLIDQGIGLFGDKLSNENTAADVIDFVMGRFRAFYQEQDIAVDVIQSVLAKKPTAPVDFDKRVKAVSYFRSLAEAETLAAANKRVANILAKFDGELYPEFKAELASEAAERELAATFEDIRGKIAPLMADKDYQAALTELAQLKAPIDSFFDSVMVMTDDEAVKTNRLTLLNEIRNSFFAIADISLLQK
- the tusA gene encoding sulfurtransferase TusA, whose product is MSSAKFEQANHTLDTLGLRCPEPVMMVRMNIRKIAVGETLLIEADDPSTTRDIPSFCRFMEHELLAQHTESSPYRYLIKKC
- a CDS encoding transglycosylase SLT domain-containing protein — protein: MLLVGVMLLPIQESQATRVQTTDPQRKIYLQAEKHLWHPASAQYQELYQQLHFYPLQPYLDQQRLIKRLNLKHQQEIDKFLTTYKGTPLDWPLRKKWLQYLAKRKQQALFLKYYTPTSDVALQCQQLRYRLNAGHSEKEVLAQVTKLWLVGKSQDKKCDPLFKRWQEAGYRTPDIVWQRLSLAANGGKHTLIPYLTGLLPESERYLGCLWHKVRRDPAYITRIGRFKEKSAKEAQIMTYGLKRLIWRAPKRALATYQKASKLFAFTEEQDQEIIVKFALALSSKNHKQAQVWLDKVAESSLSNTMIQWRLAQVLKQKDSEQLKSELVALPEQYKSELKWKYWYARSLIDTGNVTGGESLLQELAKERHYYGFLAAGYLKLPVNLQDKPLEISEQEKAAVLTHLAAKRAFELFYLQRFNQARREWNYWLSQLNDREKLVASKVAYEAGWFDRAIFTLAQVGYLDDVDLRFPLAFDNKIIEHAKNNQINPAWAFAITRRESSFMTDANSSAGAKGLMQLMPNTAKHLEKRKVSKKYLLDADNNIGLGTKYLKMLLDKNKGNSILATASYNAGPHRVKRWLKDSVTLPADAWIETIPFKETRDYVKSVLAYQQIYQAQVGQEGSLFDDLSDMHISD